A single region of the Changchengzhania lutea genome encodes:
- a CDS encoding TonB-dependent receptor, whose translation MYKLLTFKLFMIFMLLASLNSMDAQEVKGTVLDDTSGPIPGVSVVVKGTTTGTTTDFDGNYLIDANNGDILVFSYVGYDTQELKVTGNILNVTMKSGVALDEVVLIGSRNPSRTAVDTPVPVDVIDISELTSAGPQVNLNQILNFVAPSFTSNTQTISDGTDHIDPASLRGLGPDQVLVLINGKRRHNSSLVNVNGTFGRGSVGTDLNAIPSGAIQRLEVMRDGAAAQYGSDAIAGVINIVLNTSVNELTLNMTTGANFAKNANDQTGGVDGETVNISANYGVALGDKGGYINFTGDFDYREDYSRMKEWEGDVFNLYNTIERFAAADGYNLSDLLDDDLSDVIQYGNAAGLGISPGATKEDLIGISDGANSVAGILTRLTLNSSGVPTGVTPIDNTTAELLARGQQRSDYNMRVGQSQVRGGRFFANMSLPLDDAGTELYSFAGMSSRKGNSAGFYRLPNQSRTYTPAYINGFLPEINSTITDKSLAVGIKGKISDWNIDLSNSWGKNGFLYTIGNTFNASRQNASPTTFDAGGFNFSQNTVNLDVNQFFDDTFSGLNVAFGAEYRLENYQIVAGEEASYGQYTQAGELITLPSQDPARDFFGRARPGGSQVFPGFSPANELSRDRSSIAGYVDLEADFSETFLMSFATRFENYSDFGSTINFKLATRLKASENVNIRAALNTGFRAPSLHQLNFNSTSTIFQDGIPVEVGTFSNDSRAAKLLGIPKLKEETSRSISLGFTAKLPDANLTLTVDGYFVSIDDRVVYTGQFAPQRDSNGDPIDAANQELANLLSQANASAASFFANAIDTESKGLDIVLTHTANMGTNARLKSDLSGTFSKTKQVGAIKASKVLEDAGLVGTYFPEDSRIYLEEAVPRTKVNLTNNLSTGKWNVFLRNVWFGEVSEATTSIANQQVFGSKLVTDLSFGYKASESLTLTIGANNLLDVYPDRAIEANRSSGRFDWSRRSQQFGVGGRFLFARLSFKLK comes from the coding sequence ATGTACAAATTACTAACATTTAAGCTTTTTATGATTTTTATGCTCTTAGCATCATTAAATTCAATGGATGCGCAAGAAGTAAAAGGAACTGTTCTTGACGACACTTCAGGCCCTATACCTGGTGTTTCAGTTGTAGTTAAAGGAACTACAACAGGAACCACGACAGATTTTGACGGGAACTATTTAATTGATGCCAATAATGGAGATATACTTGTTTTTTCCTATGTTGGCTATGATACACAAGAATTAAAAGTTACTGGAAATATATTGAATGTTACAATGAAATCTGGTGTTGCATTAGATGAGGTGGTACTTATTGGTTCGAGAAACCCAAGTAGAACAGCAGTAGATACGCCGGTACCAGTAGATGTTATTGATATATCTGAACTCACATCAGCAGGGCCTCAAGTAAATTTAAATCAAATTTTAAATTTCGTAGCACCTTCGTTCACATCAAACACACAAACTATTTCAGATGGAACGGATCATATAGATCCTGCTTCCTTGAGAGGTTTAGGGCCAGATCAAGTATTGGTTTTAATTAACGGAAAAAGAAGACACAATTCATCTTTGGTCAATGTAAATGGAACATTTGGTAGAGGTAGTGTTGGTACAGATTTAAATGCTATTCCATCAGGAGCCATACAAAGATTAGAAGTGATGAGAGATGGTGCTGCGGCACAATACGGATCAGATGCTATTGCGGGTGTAATTAATATAGTATTAAATACAAGTGTTAATGAACTGACTTTAAATATGACTACTGGTGCGAATTTTGCAAAAAACGCGAATGATCAAACTGGAGGTGTTGATGGAGAAACGGTAAATATTAGTGCGAATTATGGCGTAGCTTTAGGTGATAAAGGTGGTTACATCAATTTTACTGGTGATTTTGATTATCGTGAAGATTACAGTAGAATGAAAGAATGGGAAGGTGATGTTTTTAATTTGTATAACACCATTGAAAGATTTGCAGCAGCAGATGGTTATAATTTGTCTGATTTGTTAGATGATGATTTATCTGATGTTATTCAGTATGGAAATGCTGCTGGATTAGGAATAAGTCCTGGGGCAACAAAGGAAGATTTAATAGGTATTTCTGATGGAGCAAATTCGGTTGCAGGTATTCTAACACGATTAACACTAAATAGTAGTGGAGTTCCAACAGGAGTAACTCCAATAGACAATACCACAGCAGAACTTTTAGCTAGAGGACAACAAAGAAGTGATTATAATATGCGCGTTGGTCAGTCTCAAGTTAGAGGAGGTCGCTTTTTTGCAAATATGTCTTTACCATTAGATGATGCAGGAACAGAGTTATATTCTTTTGCAGGAATGAGTTCTAGAAAAGGAAATTCGGCTGGATTTTATAGATTACCAAACCAAAGCAGAACCTATACACCGGCATACATCAATGGGTTTTTACCTGAAATCAATTCAACAATTACAGATAAATCGCTCGCCGTTGGTATTAAAGGAAAGATAAGTGATTGGAATATTGATTTAAGTAATTCTTGGGGTAAAAATGGGTTTTTATATACCATAGGAAATACATTTAATGCATCACGCCAAAATGCATCACCAACTACTTTTGATGCGGGTGGTTTTAACTTTAGTCAAAATACAGTAAACTTAGATGTTAATCAATTTTTTGATGATACTTTTAGTGGTTTAAATGTAGCTTTTGGAGCAGAATACCGTTTAGAAAATTATCAAATTGTAGCAGGTGAAGAAGCATCTTATGGACAATATACTCAAGCAGGAGAGTTAATTACATTGCCTTCTCAAGATCCAGCTAGAGACTTTTTTGGAAGAGCACGTCCAGGAGGCTCTCAAGTATTTCCTGGATTTAGTCCAGCTAATGAATTGTCAAGAGATAGAAGTAGTATAGCTGGTTATGTTGATTTAGAAGCTGATTTCTCCGAAACATTTTTAATGAGTTTTGCAACGCGTTTTGAAAACTATTCAGATTTCGGATCGACCATTAATTTTAAATTGGCGACCAGATTAAAAGCTAGTGAAAATGTTAATATAAGAGCGGCTTTAAATACAGGTTTTAGAGCGCCCTCATTACATCAATTAAATTTTAATTCCACTTCTACCATATTTCAAGACGGTATCCCGGTTGAGGTCGGTACGTTTTCAAATGACAGTAGAGCAGCAAAGCTTTTAGGAATTCCGAAGTTAAAGGAAGAAACTTCAAGAAGTATCAGCTTAGGGTTTACGGCGAAATTGCCCGATGCAAATTTAACTTTAACAGTTGATGGGTATTTTGTAAGTATTGATGACAGAGTGGTTTATACAGGTCAATTTGCTCCACAACGTGACTCTAATGGAGATCCAATTGATGCAGCTAATCAAGAATTAGCAAATTTGCTTTCTCAAGCTAATGCATCAGCAGCATCATTTTTTGCAAATGCTATTGATACGGAATCTAAAGGATTGGATATTGTATTAACTCATACTGCGAATATGGGAACAAATGCAAGATTGAAATCAGACTTATCAGGAACGTTCTCTAAAACAAAACAAGTTGGAGCTATTAAAGCTTCTAAGGTTTTAGAGGATGCAGGATTAGTGGGGACCTATTTTCCAGAAGATAGTAGAATTTACCTTGAAGAAGCTGTACCAAGAACTAAAGTGAATTTAACTAACAACTTATCTACAGGTAAATGGAATGTGTTTTTAAGAAATGTTTGGTTTGGTGAAGTTTCTGAAGCCACAACTAGCATAGCTAATCAGCAGGTTTTCGGATCTAAATTAGTAACCGATTTATCTTTTGGCTATAAAGCTTCTGAAAGTTTAACATTAACTATTGGAGCAAATAATCTATTGGATGTTTATCCAGATAGAGCTATTGAAGCTAACCGAAGCAGTGGGCGTTTTGATTGGTCAAGACGTTCTCAACAGTTTGGCGTTGGCGGGCGTTTCCTTTTTGCTAGATTAAGTTTTAAATTAAAATAG
- a CDS encoding IS5 family transposase: MINYVSQHQLKFEKFGNLYQMKLSANNRWVKLAHHFPWDTCVKIFIRHFPDSGRTAINPRIVIGSLTIKHKLNLSDEETVRIVEENPYMQYFLGLDEFAPAPLFSPTLFVEWRKKLGNETFNEFSNALFTIPYGDKIKKNEGKPIENKGKLKLDATVADQNIAYPNDLGLLNKAREKTEKIIDTLFDRARDKMEVKPRTYRITARKKYLAESKKRQVNKKTLRSAIRCHLNCLDRNIKSIDGLLDIAGEDAISHKLRRDLWVVQTLNKQQREMYDQKSNTCPNRIVSISQPYVRPIVRGKNGKKVEFGTKIGLVQIDGFAKAETLSWDAYNECADLIPHAESYKKLKGCYPELIQVDKIYGTNKNRKWCSERNIRMTVASKGKKAELTAYQKKKRRDEFNERNHIEGKFGQAKQGYGLNDIKAKLSDTSFSWIANIIFITNLVKFAELNNFQF; the protein is encoded by the coding sequence ATGATAAATTATGTATCCCAACACCAGCTCAAATTTGAGAAATTTGGTAATCTTTACCAAATGAAATTAAGTGCCAATAACAGATGGGTAAAACTTGCCCACCACTTCCCTTGGGACACATGTGTGAAAATCTTTATCAGGCACTTTCCTGATTCTGGTCGAACCGCCATCAATCCCCGAATTGTAATTGGCAGCTTGACCATCAAGCATAAACTCAACCTTAGTGATGAGGAAACTGTCCGTATTGTCGAGGAAAACCCTTATATGCAGTATTTCTTAGGGCTAGATGAATTTGCCCCTGCACCATTGTTCTCTCCCACGCTTTTCGTGGAATGGCGCAAGAAATTGGGAAACGAAACCTTCAATGAATTCTCCAATGCGCTGTTTACTATTCCTTATGGTGATAAGATTAAAAAAAACGAAGGAAAGCCCATTGAGAACAAGGGCAAGCTCAAGTTGGACGCCACCGTTGCCGACCAAAACATTGCCTATCCCAATGATCTGGGACTGTTGAACAAGGCCCGGGAGAAAACCGAAAAGATAATCGACACCCTCTTTGATAGGGCAAGGGACAAAATGGAGGTAAAACCCAGAACCTATCGGATAACGGCCAGAAAAAAATACTTGGCAGAATCCAAAAAAAGGCAAGTAAACAAAAAGACCCTACGCAGTGCCATACGCTGTCACCTGAACTGTTTGGACCGTAACATCAAAAGTATCGATGGGCTATTGGACATCGCTGGCGAAGATGCCATATCGCACAAATTAAGGCGTGACCTTTGGGTCGTCCAGACTCTTAACAAACAGCAAAGGGAAATGTACGACCAAAAGTCAAACACTTGCCCGAACCGTATCGTAAGTATCTCCCAACCTTATGTTCGCCCAATTGTGCGGGGCAAGAACGGGAAAAAAGTAGAATTTGGGACCAAGATAGGACTTGTCCAGATCGATGGGTTTGCAAAAGCGGAAACCTTAAGCTGGGATGCTTACAACGAGTGCGCAGACCTGATTCCCCACGCAGAGTCCTATAAAAAACTGAAAGGCTGTTATCCCGAGCTCATCCAGGTGGATAAAATCTATGGTACCAATAAGAACCGTAAGTGGTGCAGCGAGCGAAACATCCGTATGACGGTTGCCTCAAAAGGGAAAAAAGCAGAGCTCACAGCCTACCAAAAGAAAAAAAGGCGCGATGAATTCAATGAGCGGAACCATATAGAGGGTAAGTTCGGACAAGCCAAGCAAGGCTATGGACTTAATGATATCAAAGCAAAACTAAGTGATACTTCATTCTCATGGATAGCCAACATCATATTCATAACCAACTTGGTTAAATTTGCAGAATTGAATAATTTTCAATTCTGA
- a CDS encoding IS1634 family transposase, translated as MLQFSNDCYGCLARSNVYIYDMFVRQKKNKSGSFSIQILKKEGRRNKILQTVGVGRTSQEVDLLKRIANFEIDKLSQQPSLFIESEDLTIDAFVSSLYNENIQLIGPDLVFGSLFNTVGYESSLKDTEYLKALVISRLVMPGSKLRTVEYLHRHAKVDVGVHAIYRYMDKLTEPVINIIQGITFNYTKKILNNQIGLVFYDMTTLYFETDKEDQLRKIGYSKDGKHQHPQIMIGLLVSTNGYPIAYQVFEGNTAETKTLVPAIEQICKRYAIAKPIVVADAALLSKKNIEKLEEEGFRYILGGRVKSEKEDIRNLILEANIPETKPHDFITSKGRLVVSFSTKRQRKDEFNRKRGLTKLKKKVATGKLTKESINNRGYNKYLKLEGDTKVEIDYDRYKADSKWDGLKGYNTNTDLDPKEVIKAYANLWTVEKAFRISKSDLRARPIYHRKNGRIKAHICICFMAYTLYKELERRLCLNKTGISIEKAILEINDIQQLTYALPRSKEVKSKLLQLSESKTKILEIMKF; from the coding sequence ATGTTACAATTTTCAAATGATTGTTATGGGTGCCTCGCCCGTTCAAATGTGTATATTTATGACATGTTTGTACGTCAGAAAAAGAATAAAAGTGGCTCGTTTAGTATTCAGATTCTTAAAAAAGAGGGGAGAAGAAATAAGATATTGCAAACTGTTGGAGTCGGACGGACATCCCAAGAGGTAGATTTGCTTAAACGGATTGCTAATTTTGAGATAGACAAGCTAAGCCAACAACCTTCATTATTCATTGAATCGGAAGATCTTACAATTGATGCATTTGTTTCCTCTTTATACAATGAAAATATCCAGTTGATAGGACCGGATTTGGTTTTCGGTTCGTTGTTCAACACTGTGGGCTATGAAAGTTCTCTTAAGGATACAGAGTATCTAAAAGCACTTGTCATCAGCCGCCTTGTCATGCCCGGTAGCAAGTTGCGTACTGTAGAGTACCTGCATCGACATGCAAAGGTTGATGTGGGAGTGCATGCAATTTATAGGTACATGGACAAGCTTACTGAACCTGTCATCAATATAATACAGGGCATCACATTTAACTACACCAAGAAAATATTGAACAATCAGATCGGTCTAGTATTCTACGACATGACCACATTGTACTTTGAAACAGACAAAGAAGATCAGTTAAGAAAGATAGGGTATTCCAAAGACGGTAAACACCAGCACCCTCAAATCATGATTGGTCTTTTGGTGAGTACGAACGGTTACCCGATTGCTTATCAAGTTTTTGAAGGTAATACAGCTGAGACTAAAACACTGGTACCTGCCATTGAACAGATATGTAAACGCTACGCGATAGCAAAACCCATAGTCGTTGCAGATGCTGCCTTACTTTCAAAAAAGAACATTGAGAAACTTGAAGAAGAAGGTTTTCGATATATTTTAGGCGGTCGGGTAAAAAGTGAAAAAGAAGATATCAGAAACTTGATATTAGAAGCGAACATCCCAGAAACCAAGCCTCACGATTTTATAACAAGTAAAGGACGCTTAGTAGTCTCATTCAGCACCAAACGGCAGCGAAAAGATGAGTTTAATAGGAAACGAGGTCTAACAAAACTGAAGAAGAAGGTAGCCACGGGAAAGCTAACAAAGGAAAGTATCAATAACCGGGGCTACAATAAGTATCTCAAACTAGAAGGGGACACAAAGGTTGAAATTGATTATGATAGATATAAAGCGGATAGTAAATGGGATGGGCTGAAAGGATACAACACCAACACGGACTTAGACCCTAAAGAAGTAATAAAGGCTTATGCTAATTTATGGACTGTGGAAAAAGCATTTAGAATATCGAAATCAGACCTACGGGCAAGACCAATATATCACAGAAAAAATGGTCGTATAAAGGCCCACATATGCATATGCTTCATGGCTTACACACTATACAAGGAACTTGAAAGAAGACTATGTCTAAATAAAACAGGCATCTCTATCGAAAAAGCAATTTTAGAAATCAACGATATACAACAATTAACCTATGCACTTCCACGGTCAAAGGAAGTCAAATCTAAACTGCTACAACTATCTGAAAGCAAAACTAAGATTCTTGAAATTATGAAATTTTGA
- a CDS encoding RNA polymerase sigma factor, with product MKNLLDYDLWASLKSGDLKAFSTLFKVYYPLLHNYGLKLSNYNEQLTEDCLQEFFLYVYEHRENLADLDSIKPYLYVSFRRSLFREIKKASKTVNYDEKENFFIDINFSAEDVIIQQEIDALKEENLAKLLNELPNRQKEVLYLKYYSDLNANDIAKVLGINYQSVINLIHKGIKKLRQDVSLNTLLKDII from the coding sequence ATGAAAAACTTGCTTGATTATGATTTGTGGGCATCGCTTAAAAGTGGTGACTTAAAAGCATTCTCTACGCTGTTTAAGGTTTATTATCCGCTTTTGCATAATTATGGCTTAAAACTTTCCAATTATAATGAGCAATTAACAGAAGATTGCTTGCAGGAGTTCTTTCTATACGTTTATGAACATAGAGAAAATTTAGCCGACTTAGATTCAATAAAACCATATTTGTATGTGTCATTTAGAAGAAGTTTATTTCGTGAAATTAAAAAGGCCTCGAAAACCGTTAACTATGATGAAAAGGAAAACTTTTTTATTGATATCAACTTTTCTGCTGAAGATGTTATTATTCAACAAGAAATTGACGCTTTAAAGGAAGAAAACCTAGCGAAGCTTTTAAACGAATTACCCAATAGGCAAAAAGAAGTGTTGTACTTAAAATATTATAGCGATTTAAATGCTAACGACATAGCTAAAGTTTTAGGAATAAATTACCAAAGTGTTATAAATTTGATACACAAGGGCATTAAAAAATTACGTCAAGATGTATCACTTAATACCTTGTTAAAAGATATTATATAA
- a CDS encoding TonB-dependent receptor: protein MYSYRSSKVILIFVLVISYSLGLNAQNTENQKIKLTQFLSKLSEEHQVFFTYDVDLLNNIDINANQLNNSDLQLIIDYLRVETKLLFDNLGNNYYVIYNDSEQGKATLEIAKKRLNETIATISNSNVKSQFVIKGKVVDIFNNPLADANIIEKGSLNGTTTDINGDFTLPVNSFKNLFVTISYIGYTTKVMGLQNGNNITITLDSGEPLSEVQIVGSRNVNRSVLDTPSAIDVVQLEEATNRTGQIEINQILQFVIPSFNASKQSGADGADHVVPATLRGLGPDQTLILINGKRRHQSSLINLYGTRGRGNSGTDLNAIPASAIEKIEVLRDGASAQYGSDAIAGVINIVLKNAVDTFNGNITYGFHNANAKGDFTNPTSGTDGNTMKLSGNYGIKIFEKGFINLTTEYLSKDKTLRPGANFREKYGEAGLNEYSVFINTEIPINNNSNFYAFGGYSFRDSESYAFTRPADSPRNVLEIYPNGFNPLITAKIKDNSISAGFKTKFNGWQLDINNTFGNNNFHYFIKETLNATLLSKSSTNFDAGGHVLNQNTTSAGFARFYKGIFNGMNIAFGTEYRIENYKIFAGETGSYAAYDINGNVVNQNTPSSDIVMLNGFSRPRGSQGFPGYAPENEVDQTRSNLALYVDTEFDFTNKFMFGVAGRYEKYSDFGNTFNIKLSSRYKVSNSFNLRSSFSSGFRAPSLAQIYYNLKFTNFIGSEPSESLLELNDSSITRSFGIGELIEEKAINGSFGFTAKMGNFKATVDAYYVNIKDRIILTGNFDASNLDLNVNDVQFFANGVNTSTLGLDIILTWKKNIEDHCFLMSFAGNINRMTIDKIKNRTLEEDTFFGIRDQYFLLASAPKSKFNLNFNYSNKKFNTNLTLTSFSKVRLIDWQIYQAIAVEDPTSEYINEADRLNKATDIYNSKLTTDINIGYAFTNKMAFRLGANNLFNIYPTAQQNDWTDSGGYWDSVQMGTNGTFFYSNITYKF from the coding sequence ATGTATTCGTATAGATCTTCAAAAGTAATCTTGATTTTTGTCTTGGTTATAAGTTATAGTCTTGGTTTAAATGCACAGAATACTGAAAATCAAAAAATAAAATTAACCCAATTTTTATCTAAATTAAGTGAAGAACATCAGGTGTTTTTTACTTATGATGTTGATTTGCTTAATAATATTGATATAAATGCAAATCAATTAAACAATTCAGATTTACAACTTATAATTGATTATTTAAGAGTTGAAACCAAATTGCTTTTTGATAATTTAGGCAATAATTACTACGTAATCTATAATGATAGCGAACAAGGGAAGGCCACATTGGAAATTGCAAAAAAACGATTAAATGAGACTATAGCCACAATCTCCAATTCCAATGTTAAATCCCAATTTGTAATAAAAGGTAAAGTTGTTGATATTTTTAATAACCCGCTAGCTGATGCTAACATTATTGAAAAAGGCTCTCTTAATGGAACAACAACAGACATAAATGGAGATTTTACATTGCCTGTAAATTCATTCAAAAACCTATTCGTTACTATAAGTTATATTGGTTATACGACCAAAGTTATGGGTCTCCAAAATGGAAATAATATAACCATAACATTAGATTCTGGGGAACCTTTAAGCGAAGTTCAAATAGTTGGTTCAAGAAATGTAAACAGATCAGTATTAGATACACCTTCAGCCATAGATGTTGTTCAATTAGAAGAGGCAACTAACAGAACGGGGCAAATAGAAATTAACCAAATACTTCAATTTGTCATTCCTTCCTTTAATGCTTCAAAACAATCTGGTGCAGATGGCGCAGATCATGTTGTTCCAGCCACATTAAGAGGTTTGGGGCCAGACCAAACTTTAATTTTAATTAACGGAAAAAGGAGACATCAATCGTCTTTAATTAATTTATATGGAACACGGGGAAGAGGAAACTCTGGCACAGATTTAAACGCTATACCAGCATCAGCTATAGAAAAAATTGAAGTGCTTCGTGATGGGGCGTCTGCTCAATATGGATCCGATGCAATTGCAGGTGTCATAAACATTGTTCTAAAAAATGCAGTGGATACATTTAACGGAAACATAACCTACGGATTTCATAATGCAAATGCAAAAGGAGACTTTACAAATCCTACATCTGGAACCGATGGTAATACCATGAAACTATCGGGTAATTATGGTATTAAAATTTTTGAAAAAGGATTTATAAACCTAACTACAGAATATTTATCAAAAGATAAAACGTTGAGACCTGGAGCCAATTTTAGAGAGAAATATGGTGAGGCAGGATTGAATGAATATAGTGTTTTTATAAATACCGAAATCCCTATAAATAACAATTCAAATTTCTACGCTTTTGGCGGCTATAGCTTCAGGGATTCTGAATCTTACGCCTTTACAAGACCAGCAGATAGCCCTAGAAATGTACTTGAAATTTATCCCAATGGATTCAATCCGCTAATAACAGCCAAAATTAAAGACAACTCCATTTCTGCAGGTTTTAAAACCAAGTTTAATGGCTGGCAGTTAGATATAAATAACACATTCGGCAATAATAATTTTCACTATTTTATCAAAGAAACATTAAATGCAACTTTACTATCTAAGTCGTCTACAAATTTTGATGCAGGAGGGCATGTGTTAAATCAAAACACCACTAGTGCAGGTTTTGCGAGGTTTTATAAAGGTATTTTTAATGGCATGAATATCGCATTTGGAACAGAATATAGAATAGAAAATTATAAAATTTTTGCAGGAGAAACAGGGTCTTATGCTGCTTATGACATTAACGGGAACGTTGTCAATCAAAATACACCATCAAGTGATATAGTCATGCTCAATGGTTTTTCGCGCCCAAGAGGATCTCAAGGATTCCCTGGATATGCGCCTGAAAATGAAGTAGACCAAACCAGATCAAACTTAGCATTATATGTAGATACAGAATTTGATTTTACTAACAAATTTATGTTTGGTGTTGCTGGGAGATATGAAAAATACAGTGATTTTGGTAATACATTTAATATTAAACTATCGTCTAGATATAAGGTTAGCAACAGCTTTAATTTGCGTAGTTCTTTTAGCTCAGGATTTAGAGCGCCTTCTTTAGCCCAAATTTACTATAATTTAAAATTCACCAATTTTATTGGTAGTGAACCATCAGAATCTTTATTAGAACTAAACGATAGCTCCATTACCAGAAGTTTTGGGATAGGTGAGTTAATAGAAGAAAAAGCGATTAACGGAAGCTTTGGTTTTACAGCAAAAATGGGCAATTTTAAAGCAACAGTAGATGCCTACTATGTGAATATTAAAGATAGAATTATTTTAACAGGAAACTTTGATGCTTCTAATCTTGATTTGAATGTAAACGATGTTCAGTTTTTTGCTAATGGTGTAAACACAAGCACATTGGGTCTGGACATAATACTAACATGGAAAAAGAATATTGAAGACCATTGTTTTTTAATGTCTTTTGCAGGAAATATTAATAGAATGACTATTGATAAAATAAAAAACAGAACTTTAGAGGAAGACACCTTTTTTGGCATCCGCGACCAATATTTCTTATTGGCATCTGCTCCAAAAAGTAAGTTTAATTTAAATTTTAACTACTCAAACAAAAAATTTAATACAAACCTAACGCTTACCAGTTTTAGTAAAGTAAGATTAATAGATTGGCAAATCTATCAGGCTATCGCTGTTGAAGATCCTACTTCAGAATACATCAATGAAGCAGACAGGTTAAATAAAGCTACAGATATATACAATTCTAAATTAACTACAGATATAAATATTGGTTATGCCTTTACCAATAAAATGGCATTTAGGCTTGGTGCCAATAATCTTTTTAACATATACCCAACCGCTCAGCAAAATGATTGGACAGATAGCGGTGGTTATTGGGATTCTGTACAAATGGGTACCAATGGCACATTCTTCTATTCAAATATTACTTATAAATTTTAG
- a CDS encoding FecR family protein produces the protein MKNRTYTTTEDLVNDASFVNWVHKKQMADVDFWNNWLLEHPDKKQLVLDAKDILIGVKFNKVFISEQKTLDAWEKFEKRITPEKNVYKIPFYKKIKFQSIAATILLFIAISAYYFTNKPTTFIHKTAYGEILDISLPDGTQVKLNSNSVLSYNNDDVRKVVLEGEAFFNVEKKPSTQAKFLVITDDLKVKVYGTSFNVNNRNTRTQVFLEEGKIALKLNNGIQKKMVPGDLVSYSYKTDKIIEEKRILRPELQTSWKNGSLIFDRSTLASAMRKIEDTYGVHAVFEDNASKNILITGAVPTQNLEICIKTIEKSAQVTIINQNNKLYIHKN, from the coding sequence ATGAAAAATAGAACATACACAACAACAGAAGATTTGGTAAACGATGCATCGTTTGTTAATTGGGTACATAAAAAACAAATGGCCGATGTTGATTTTTGGAATAATTGGCTTTTAGAGCATCCAGATAAAAAGCAACTCGTGCTTGATGCAAAAGATATTCTTATTGGCGTTAAGTTTAATAAGGTTTTTATTTCTGAACAGAAGACACTAGATGCGTGGGAAAAATTTGAAAAAAGGATTACTCCCGAAAAAAACGTTTATAAGATTCCGTTTTATAAAAAAATAAAGTTTCAAAGCATTGCAGCTACTATACTATTGTTTATTGCCATTTCTGCCTATTATTTTACCAATAAACCTACAACATTTATCCATAAAACCGCTTATGGTGAAATACTCGATATCAGTCTACCCGATGGAACTCAAGTTAAATTAAACTCAAATTCTGTGCTATCTTATAATAATGATGATGTTAGAAAGGTGGTTTTAGAAGGAGAAGCCTTTTTTAATGTTGAAAAAAAGCCATCAACACAGGCTAAGTTTTTAGTTATAACAGATGATTTAAAGGTTAAAGTTTATGGCACATCATTCAATGTTAATAACCGCAATACAAGAACCCAAGTATTTTTGGAAGAAGGAAAAATAGCTCTAAAATTAAATAATGGGATACAAAAGAAAATGGTTCCAGGAGATTTAGTTTCGTACTCCTATAAAACGGATAAAATTATTGAAGAAAAAAGAATTCTTAGACCAGAATTACAAACATCATGGAAAAATGGGTCTTTGATTTTCGATCGCTCAACCTTAGCTTCTGCTATGCGTAAAATTGAAGATACATATGGTGTTCATGCTGTTTTTGAAGATAATGCCAGTAAAAACATATTAATAACCGGTGCAGTACCTACTCAAAATCTGGAAATTTGCATTAAAACAATTGAAAAATCTGCACAAGTAACTATTATAAACCAAAATAATAAGTTATACATTCACAAAAATTAG